From Rhodovastum atsumiense, a single genomic window includes:
- a CDS encoding biotin transporter BioY, giving the protein MSAAGFTTRDVVYIALFAALTAALSIFPPFVVPMLGVPVTAQSLGPMLAGAVLGARRGGLAILLLLVLVALGLPLLSGGRGGLGVFFGPSAGFMLGWVVGAVVVGALHERFWATLRPVTSFLFCVIGGIVVCYAIGIPWVAVVAHLPLEKVAMGSAVFIPGDLIKAGLAAAVAVTVRRSYPLIRRAA; this is encoded by the coding sequence ATGTCCGCAGCCGGATTCACCACGCGCGACGTCGTTTACATTGCCCTCTTCGCTGCCCTGACCGCGGCGCTGTCGATCTTTCCGCCTTTCGTCGTGCCCATGCTCGGCGTGCCGGTGACCGCGCAGTCGCTGGGGCCGATGCTGGCCGGTGCCGTGCTCGGCGCGCGTCGCGGCGGGCTGGCGATCCTGCTGCTGCTGGTGCTGGTGGCGCTCGGGCTGCCGCTCCTCTCGGGCGGGCGTGGCGGGCTGGGCGTGTTCTTCGGGCCAAGTGCCGGGTTCATGCTGGGCTGGGTCGTGGGCGCGGTCGTGGTCGGGGCGCTGCACGAACGCTTCTGGGCCACACTGCGGCCGGTCACTTCCTTCCTGTTCTGCGTCATCGGCGGCATCGTCGTATGCTATGCCATCGGCATTCCCTGGGTGGCGGTGGTGGCGCATCTGCCGCTGGAGAAGGTGGCGATGGGGTCGGCCGTGTTCATTCCGGGGGATCTGATCAAGGCGGGGCTTGCCGCGGCCGTTGCGGTGACGGTGCGGCGGTCCTATCCACTGATCCGTCGGGCAGCGTAA
- the mdcC gene encoding malonate decarboxylase acyl carrier protein produces the protein MALNTLEFDIHLDAATANLAASAHIGVAGSGDMEVLMTPQDLGGSVQVRIVTPVVGFDDLWQRVLNGFVGRYALANARIEINDNNATPAVVLLRLNQALSEASGK, from the coding sequence ATGGCTCTCAACACACTCGAATTCGACATCCACCTCGATGCCGCGACCGCGAACCTGGCGGCGTCGGCGCATATCGGCGTGGCCGGCTCGGGCGACATGGAAGTGCTGATGACGCCGCAGGATCTCGGCGGTTCGGTACAGGTACGCATCGTCACCCCGGTGGTGGGCTTCGATGATCTGTGGCAGCGCGTGCTGAACGGCTTCGTCGGCCGCTATGCGCTGGCGAATGCGCGCATCGAGATCAACGACAACAACGCCACCCCCGCCGTGGTGCTGCTGCGTCTGAACCAGGCCCTGTCCGAAGCGTCCGGCAAGTAA
- a CDS encoding energy-coupling factor transporter transmembrane component T family protein, whose protein sequence is MRTAPPPLSSVLHRLPAAAKLLALAVAGTGLVLVEDWRAMLAAFAGVVLLYPVARLSPLVPLRQLRPLLWLLGVLFLAQWVMEAWQLGLLVVLRLAALVLAADLVTRTTRTEAMIATLERGLGPFARFGVNPAKVALAISLALRFIPVIAEQAREIRDAQRARGLDRNPLALLLPLIVRTLRMAGDVADAIEARSGGVEDAPVPSPSRNPESRQQESPCPQPDSPRATSFTLPSSLP, encoded by the coding sequence ATGAGGACCGCGCCGCCCCCCCTGTCCTCCGTGTTGCACCGCCTGCCGGCGGCGGCCAAGCTGCTGGCGCTGGCCGTGGCGGGGACGGGGCTGGTGCTGGTCGAGGACTGGCGGGCGATGCTCGCGGCCTTCGCCGGGGTGGTCCTGCTGTATCCGGTGGCGCGGCTGTCCCCGCTGGTGCCGCTGCGCCAGTTGCGGCCGCTGCTGTGGCTGCTCGGGGTACTTTTTCTCGCGCAATGGGTGATGGAGGCGTGGCAACTGGGGCTGCTGGTGGTGTTGCGCCTCGCTGCCCTGGTGCTCGCGGCTGACCTGGTGACCCGGACCACGCGTACCGAGGCGATGATCGCGACGCTGGAACGAGGGCTTGGACCCTTCGCCCGCTTCGGCGTGAACCCGGCCAAGGTGGCACTGGCGATCTCGCTGGCGCTGCGCTTCATTCCGGTGATCGCCGAGCAGGCGCGCGAGATCCGCGACGCCCAGCGCGCCCGCGGGCTTGACCGCAACCCGCTGGCGCTGTTGCTGCCGCTGATCGTCCGCACGCTGCGCATGGCCGGCGACGTCGCCGATGCGATCGAGGCACGCTCCGGCGGCGTGGAGGACGCGCCCGTGCCGTCGCCTTCCCGCAACCCCGAGTCCCGTCAACAGGAATCCCCATGTCCGCAGCCGGATTCACCACGCGCGACGTCGTTTACATTGCCCTCTTCGCTGCCCTGA
- a CDS encoding energy-coupling factor ABC transporter ATP-binding protein, with protein sequence MRIEVRSVYQRFEAFEALRGIDLVLSERRIGIVGGNGSGKSTFARLLNGLLLPSAGQVLVDGLDTAHEGKAVRRKVGFVFQNPDNQIVMPVVEEDVAFGLRGLKLSRAGREALVESVLDRYGLLSLRAHPAHALSGGQKQLLALAGVLVTEPDCVVFDEPTTLLDLRNARMVARVIDGLAQTAIVVTHDLGLLERFDRVIVFDEGRVVADDLPAPALDFYRRRMQ encoded by the coding sequence ATGCGGATCGAGGTTCGCTCGGTGTATCAACGCTTCGAGGCGTTCGAAGCCCTGCGTGGCATCGACCTCGTGCTGTCCGAGCGGCGAATCGGCATCGTCGGCGGCAACGGCTCCGGCAAGAGCACCTTCGCCCGCCTGCTGAACGGGCTGCTGCTGCCCAGCGCCGGCCAGGTGCTGGTGGACGGCCTCGACACCGCTCACGAGGGAAAGGCGGTGCGCCGCAAGGTCGGGTTCGTGTTCCAGAATCCGGACAACCAGATCGTCATGCCGGTGGTGGAAGAGGACGTGGCCTTCGGGCTGCGCGGCCTGAAACTCTCCCGCGCCGGGCGCGAGGCGCTGGTCGAATCGGTGCTCGACCGCTACGGCCTGCTGTCCCTGCGCGCCCATCCGGCGCATGCGCTGTCGGGCGGGCAGAAACAATTGCTCGCCCTGGCCGGCGTGCTGGTGACCGAGCCCGATTGCGTCGTGTTCGACGAGCCGACCACGCTGCTCGACCTGCGCAACGCGCGCATGGTGGCGCGGGTCATCGACGGGCTTGCGCAGACCGCGATCGTGGTGACCCACGACCTCGGCCTGCTCGAGCGCTTCGACCGGGTGATCGTGTTCGACGAGGGCCGGGTGGTGGCCGACGACCTGCCCGCGCCGGCGCTCGATTTCTACCGGCGGCGCATGCAATGA
- a CDS encoding biotin/lipoyl-containing protein: MDVKVKMPSVIVSLEVEVGAAVTKGQVVAVVEAMKMKNNSLAPADGTVKSIAVKAGDRLKPGGVIMTIE, translated from the coding sequence ATGGACGTTAAAGTCAAGATGCCATCGGTGATCGTCTCCCTCGAAGTCGAGGTCGGCGCCGCAGTCACCAAGGGTCAGGTCGTGGCCGTGGTCGAGGCCATGAAGATGAAGAACAACTCGCTGGCGCCGGCCGACGGCACGGTGAAGTCGATCGCCGTCAAGGCGGGCGACCGCCTGAAGCCCGGCGGCGTGATCATGACCATCGAGTGA
- a CDS encoding biotin-independent malonate decarboxylase subunit beta — MPDWKALQERSFLESSARERALGLVDDGSFTELAGPFDRLFSPHLEALGEAVQFDDGIVTGVGRIGKTPIFVVSQEGRFIGGSVGEVGGAKMANTIRLATEFHDQLVAKHPDLTDAEKPMVVISFETGGVRLHESNAGLLAHAEVMDQLQKARGKVPVVAVIGSKVGCFGGMGFVAAATDAIVMSEFGRLGLTGPEVIEQEMGKEEFDASDRGLVFRTTGGKHKYLMGDCNFLVADSIAAFRAQLAQLAVLPVAEFEKLRRIGSPAAVERQLRAVALAAEMQPKDARDVWARAGNPDPAALTDLPLEQFLGLAKRLQV; from the coding sequence ATGCCCGATTGGAAAGCGCTCCAGGAGCGGAGCTTCCTTGAATCCAGCGCGCGCGAGCGGGCCCTCGGCCTGGTCGATGACGGCAGCTTCACCGAACTGGCCGGCCCGTTCGACCGGCTTTTCAGCCCGCACCTGGAAGCCCTGGGCGAGGCGGTGCAGTTCGACGACGGCATCGTCACCGGCGTCGGCCGCATCGGCAAGACCCCGATCTTCGTCGTCTCCCAGGAAGGCCGCTTCATCGGTGGCTCGGTCGGCGAGGTCGGCGGCGCCAAGATGGCCAACACCATCCGGCTGGCGACCGAGTTCCACGACCAACTGGTGGCGAAGCATCCGGATCTCACGGATGCCGAGAAGCCGATGGTGGTGATCTCCTTCGAAACCGGCGGCGTGCGGCTGCATGAATCCAACGCCGGCCTGCTCGCGCATGCCGAGGTGATGGACCAGCTGCAGAAGGCGCGCGGCAAGGTGCCGGTGGTCGCGGTGATCGGATCGAAGGTCGGCTGCTTCGGTGGCATGGGCTTCGTCGCCGCCGCCACCGATGCCATCGTGATGAGCGAGTTCGGCCGCCTCGGCCTGACCGGGCCGGAAGTGATCGAGCAGGAAATGGGCAAGGAGGAATTCGACGCCTCCGACCGTGGCCTGGTCTTCCGCACCACCGGCGGCAAGCACAAGTACCTCATGGGCGACTGCAACTTCCTGGTCGCCGACAGCATCGCCGCCTTCCGTGCCCAGCTTGCCCAACTGGCCGTGCTGCCGGTCGCGGAGTTCGAGAAGCTGCGCCGCATCGGCTCGCCGGCAGCGGTGGAACGGCAGTTGCGCGCGGTGGCGCTCGCCGCCGAGATGCAGCCGAAGGATGCCCGCGACGTCTGGGCCCGTGCCGGCAACCCCGACCCCGCCGCGCTGACCGACCTGCCGCTCGAGCAGTTCCTCGGCCTGGCGAAGCGGCTGCAGGTCTGA
- the madM gene encoding malonate transporter subunit MadM: protein MTVLYHFLLEYPLITAFVFVGLIMWISGHLGKATGNRIHGSAIAIVFGLVLAYVGGKYTGGKKGIADVSLFSGFALMGGAMFRDFAIVSTAFGVKLEELKKAGLPGTIALFVSIALSVAVGAAFGAAFGYTSPVDMATLGGGAATFIVGPVTGTALGASSEVIALSVAAGVVKSIAVMILTPLLAKPAGITTPAAAAVFGGLMGTTSGTAAGLAATDPKLVPYGALTATFYTGLGCLLVPSVGYMVLKALFG from the coding sequence ATGACCGTGCTCTATCATTTCCTTCTCGAATACCCGCTGATCACGGCCTTCGTCTTTGTCGGCCTGATCATGTGGATCTCCGGCCATCTGGGCAAGGCGACCGGTAACCGCATCCACGGCTCGGCCATCGCCATCGTGTTCGGCCTGGTCCTGGCCTATGTCGGCGGCAAGTACACCGGCGGCAAGAAGGGCATCGCCGACGTCAGCCTGTTCTCGGGCTTCGCCCTGATGGGCGGCGCGATGTTCCGCGACTTCGCCATCGTCAGCACCGCCTTCGGCGTGAAGCTGGAGGAGCTGAAGAAGGCGGGCTTGCCCGGCACCATCGCGCTGTTCGTCTCGATCGCGCTCTCGGTGGCGGTGGGTGCCGCCTTCGGCGCCGCCTTCGGCTATACGAGCCCGGTTGACATGGCCACCCTGGGTGGCGGTGCCGCGACCTTCATCGTCGGCCCCGTGACCGGCACCGCGCTCGGTGCTTCCTCCGAGGTGATTGCCCTGTCGGTCGCCGCGGGCGTGGTCAAGTCGATCGCCGTGATGATCCTGACGCCGCTGCTGGCCAAGCCCGCCGGCATCACCACCCCGGCCGCCGCGGCCGTGTTCGGTGGGCTGATGGGCACCACAAGCGGCACAGCCGCCGGATTGGCTGCCACCGATCCGAAGCTGGTCCCTTATGGTGCCCTCACCGCGACCTTCTACACCGGGCTGGGATGCCTGCTGGTGCCGTCGGTCGGTTACATGGTGCTCAAGGCCCTGTTCGGCTGA
- the mdcE gene encoding biotin-independent malonate decarboxylase subunit gamma → MEEQQTMMGKGREAIDLIVDPGSFAEGQVGAKSFEDPDFGPGAVVGTAQLDGQTCTIIASDAEAFNEKFPVVYAGIIGMEEGYKMAQAVYATLAADSDKPLEGKRPLVLIVDTPGNGPGKVEEIFGMNKATGAYQLALAEARLAGHPIVAMVIGRAISGAFLCHGLQADHILSLDANFGTMIHVMPLTSVSRIIRKDLETLQELAKGNPVFAAGPRFFHALGGVEELVDSIEGMRPAIARHIQAIRAAKAAGQQDTLGPWGRGALGADRKGRVVRPKVMALMNQEFAAVADKYAPAR, encoded by the coding sequence ATGGAAGAGCAGCAGACCATGATGGGGAAGGGGCGGGAAGCGATCGACCTGATCGTCGATCCCGGCTCCTTCGCCGAAGGCCAGGTTGGCGCCAAGAGCTTCGAGGACCCCGATTTCGGGCCGGGCGCCGTTGTCGGCACCGCGCAGCTTGATGGCCAGACCTGCACGATCATCGCCAGCGACGCCGAGGCCTTCAACGAGAAGTTCCCGGTCGTCTACGCCGGCATCATCGGCATGGAGGAAGGCTACAAGATGGCGCAGGCCGTCTATGCCACCCTCGCCGCCGATTCCGACAAGCCGCTCGAAGGCAAGCGCCCGCTGGTGCTGATCGTCGACACCCCAGGCAACGGCCCGGGCAAGGTCGAGGAAATCTTCGGCATGAACAAGGCGACCGGCGCCTACCAGCTGGCGCTGGCGGAAGCGCGGCTGGCCGGGCATCCGATCGTCGCCATGGTGATCGGCCGCGCCATCTCCGGTGCCTTCCTCTGCCACGGGCTGCAGGCCGACCACATCCTGTCGCTCGATGCCAATTTCGGCACGATGATCCACGTGATGCCGCTGACCAGCGTCTCGCGCATCATCCGCAAGGACCTGGAGACCCTGCAGGAACTGGCCAAGGGCAACCCGGTCTTCGCCGCCGGCCCGCGCTTCTTCCATGCTCTCGGCGGGGTCGAGGAACTGGTCGACAGCATCGAGGGCATGCGTCCGGCCATCGCTCGGCACATCCAGGCGATCCGCGCGGCCAAGGCGGCCGGGCAGCAGGACACGCTCGGCCCGTGGGGCCGTGGCGCGCTCGGCGCCGACCGCAAGGGCCGCGTGGTGCGTCCGAAGGTGATGGCGCTGATGAACCAGGAGTTCGCGGCGGTCGCGGACAAGTACGCCCCGGCGCGCTGA
- a CDS encoding molybdopterin-dependent oxidoreductase, producing the protein MPDEAVLFTHWGAYHATVAEGRLLALAPLPGDPAPSPIGQSIPGALADPLRIRQPMVREGWLRARGASRARRGREAFVPVSWETATALVADEIDRVRRVHGNSAIFGGSYGWASAGRFHHAQSQLHRFLNACGGFTASSHTHSYAAAEVLLPHVIGSLDGLVGAHTPWPVLRRHTTLMVMFGGMPLRNTQVAAGGVGRHGIADALRGCRAAGMAFVTISPIRDDAMADLDAEWLAPRPNTDTALMLGLAHTLWQEGLHDAAFLARCCTGFERFLPYLTGAADGQPKDADWAGAICGLPAAAIRALARRMAANRTMITVAWSLQRAEHGEQPLWMAITLAAMLGQIGLPGGGFGFGYGGSNRVGLTPHPFSWPALPQGENQVVDFIPVGRLADMLLHPGESFAYDGRRLRYPDIRLVHWAGGNPFHHHSDLNRLVEAWRRPETVVVHEPWWNPLARHADIVLPCTTSAERNDLGIATTEGHLFAMRQLVAPVGEARSDFAILAGIADRLGLGATFTEGRDEMGWVRQLYAEARARAAAHGHDLPDFERFWREGEARLPTPTPGPDLLGAFRADPDGARLATPSGRIELYSETIAGFGLADCPGHATWLPPSEWLGAPAAARFPLHLVSNQPATRLHSQYDHGSVSRAAKVAGREPVRLHPADAAARGITAGMPVRLFNDRGACLAGAVLSEAVMPGVVQLATGAWYDPGPDGLDRHGNPNVLTLDKGSSALSQAPVGLSVLVDVEPWRGPPSSPGAFTPPDIVTSPQPESRMEHPVLAAIESRRSVRAFLPTPVPRETIARILTAAARAPSGANIQPWQVHVVTGAARARLCAALQAAAAAPDPEVPAEYDYYPRQWFEPYLGRRRQLGWELYGLLGIGRRDTAAMQRQHHRNFDFFDAPVGVFFTLDRRLGAGSWLDCGMFMQNVMVAARAFGLHTCAQAAFTSHHQVIRAELGLAEEQILLAGMALGHEDTTRPENALRTARVPVDGFTTFHED; encoded by the coding sequence ATGCCGGACGAAGCCGTGTTGTTCACTCACTGGGGCGCCTACCACGCAACGGTCGCGGAAGGCCGGCTGCTGGCGCTGGCACCGTTGCCCGGTGATCCCGCTCCCTCGCCGATCGGCCAGTCCATCCCCGGCGCGCTGGCCGATCCGTTGCGCATCCGCCAGCCGATGGTGCGCGAGGGGTGGTTGCGTGCCCGTGGCGCCAGCCGGGCGCGGCGTGGGCGCGAGGCTTTCGTGCCGGTTTCCTGGGAGACCGCGACCGCGCTGGTTGCCGATGAGATCGACCGGGTGCGACGGGTGCATGGCAACAGCGCCATCTTCGGTGGCTCCTATGGCTGGGCCAGTGCCGGGCGGTTCCACCACGCCCAGAGCCAGTTGCATCGTTTCCTCAATGCCTGCGGCGGTTTTACCGCTTCCAGCCACACCCACAGCTACGCCGCCGCCGAGGTGTTGCTGCCGCATGTGATCGGCAGCCTGGACGGGCTGGTGGGCGCGCACACGCCCTGGCCGGTGTTGCGGCGCCATACCACGCTGATGGTGATGTTCGGCGGCATGCCACTGCGCAACACGCAGGTGGCCGCCGGTGGCGTCGGCCGACATGGCATCGCCGATGCCTTGCGGGGCTGCCGCGCCGCCGGCATGGCGTTCGTGACCATCAGTCCGATCCGTGATGACGCGATGGCGGACCTGGACGCGGAGTGGCTGGCGCCACGGCCGAACACCGACACCGCGTTGATGCTGGGGCTGGCGCATACGCTGTGGCAGGAGGGGCTGCACGACGCCGCGTTCCTGGCGCGCTGCTGTACCGGCTTTGAGCGTTTCCTACCCTACCTGACCGGGGCGGCGGACGGCCAGCCCAAGGATGCCGACTGGGCTGGCGCAATCTGTGGGCTGCCGGCGGCGGCGATCCGGGCGCTGGCCCGGCGCATGGCGGCCAACCGCACCATGATCACGGTCGCCTGGTCGCTGCAGCGGGCTGAGCACGGCGAACAGCCGCTGTGGATGGCGATCACGCTCGCCGCCATGCTGGGGCAGATCGGCCTGCCCGGCGGCGGGTTCGGCTTCGGCTATGGCGGCAGCAACCGCGTCGGGCTGACGCCGCATCCGTTCTCCTGGCCTGCGTTGCCGCAGGGCGAGAACCAGGTGGTGGATTTCATCCCGGTGGGACGGCTTGCCGACATGCTGCTGCATCCGGGCGAGTCCTTCGCCTATGACGGGCGCCGCCTGCGTTATCCCGATATCCGGCTGGTCCACTGGGCGGGCGGTAATCCGTTCCACCACCACTCCGACCTCAACCGGCTGGTGGAGGCGTGGCGCCGACCCGAAACGGTGGTGGTCCACGAGCCATGGTGGAACCCGCTGGCCCGGCATGCCGACATCGTGCTGCCCTGCACCACTTCGGCCGAGCGCAACGACCTTGGCATCGCCACCACCGAAGGGCATCTCTTCGCCATGCGGCAACTGGTGGCGCCGGTGGGGGAGGCGCGCAGCGACTTCGCCATCCTGGCCGGCATTGCCGACCGGCTCGGCCTCGGCGCGACCTTCACCGAAGGACGCGACGAGATGGGTTGGGTGCGCCAGCTCTACGCCGAGGCGCGCGCGCGGGCGGCGGCGCATGGGCACGATCTGCCGGACTTCGAGCGGTTCTGGCGGGAGGGCGAGGCGCGCCTGCCGACACCCACGCCGGGGCCGGACCTGCTGGGGGCCTTCCGCGCCGATCCGGATGGCGCGCGGCTGGCCACGCCGTCCGGCCGCATCGAGCTGTATTCCGAGACGATCGCCGGTTTCGGCCTGGCGGATTGTCCGGGCCATGCCACGTGGCTGCCGCCCTCGGAATGGCTGGGCGCGCCGGCGGCGGCGCGGTTCCCGCTGCATCTGGTGTCCAACCAGCCGGCGACGCGGCTGCACAGCCAGTACGACCATGGCAGCGTCAGCCGCGCCGCCAAGGTGGCGGGGCGCGAGCCGGTCCGGCTGCATCCGGCCGATGCCGCCGCGCGCGGCATCACCGCGGGCATGCCGGTGCGGCTGTTCAACGATCGCGGCGCCTGCCTCGCCGGCGCCGTGCTGAGCGAGGCGGTCATGCCGGGGGTGGTGCAGCTTGCCACCGGCGCCTGGTACGATCCCGGCCCGGACGGGCTCGACCGCCACGGCAACCCGAACGTGCTGACCCTGGACAAGGGCAGTTCCGCCCTGTCACAGGCCCCGGTCGGGCTCAGCGTCCTGGTGGATGTGGAACCCTGGCGCGGCCCGCCGTCGTCGCCCGGTGCCTTCACCCCGCCGGACATCGTGACGTCCCCGCAGCCGGAGAGCCGCATGGAGCATCCCGTCCTCGCCGCCATCGAAAGCCGCCGTTCGGTGCGGGCTTTCCTGCCGACCCCGGTGCCGCGCGAGACCATCGCCCGGATCCTCACCGCCGCCGCGCGGGCGCCGAGCGGGGCGAATATCCAGCCCTGGCAGGTGCATGTGGTGACGGGGGCGGCGCGGGCGCGGCTCTGCGCGGCGCTGCAGGCCGCCGCCGCGGCGCCCGACCCGGAGGTGCCGGCGGAATACGACTACTATCCCCGGCAGTGGTTCGAGCCCTATCTGGGGCGGCGGCGGCAACTGGGCTGGGAGCTGTACGGCCTGCTGGGCATCGGCCGGCGCGACACCGCGGCGATGCAGCGCCAGCATCATCGCAATTTCGATTTCTTCGACGCGCCGGTGGGGGTGTTCTTCACCCTCGATCGCCGCCTTGGCGCCGGAAGCTGGCTCGATTGCGGCATGTTCATGCAGAACGTGATGGTGGCGGCGCGGGCCTTCGGCCTGCACACCTGCGCGCAGGCCGCCTTCACCAGCCACCACCAGGTCATCCGCGCCGAACTGGGGCTGGCGGAGGAGCAGATCCTGCTCGCCGGCATGGCGCTCGGCCACGAGGACACCACCCGGCCGGAGAACGCGCTGCGCACCGCCCGCGTGCCGGTGGACGGGTTCACGACGTTTCACGAGGACTGA
- a CDS encoding acyl carrier protein, with protein MSDDALNALEQALMLFGNAPTLAEMPRRGLAEKGIAGPTAAHVIEEVHTPLNLAYVTFTTGSSAFQNIVGVTQEEIPDRCTVAREIFARLGVGQGARMLVTYPPLVNVFSAEALRQCGIEWGFLARSSRDALLVAACREQPRIILGESSFLRASLEQAATLGLAAHLPRSCLLVTAGTPLDEELLPVARRFGYAVHDLYGCQEFGWLTLDGRALREDIALVASPRGPAYRELVAGGLPTGDSFLVSESGHVCDREGGIITYRRERTYPEYEVVVTHTTATAAATVERAARSILRIKGRVVKVAPGLVTGAAATRLELVPGTPGAPPRAEPPIVIEGPVATRLFDALLRAQMAFQSHAKTDPAWTKRR; from the coding sequence ATGTCAGACGACGCGCTGAATGCCCTGGAACAGGCGCTGATGCTGTTCGGCAACGCGCCCACGCTCGCGGAGATGCCGCGGCGGGGGCTTGCCGAAAAAGGCATCGCCGGTCCGACCGCGGCCCATGTGATCGAAGAGGTGCATACGCCGCTCAACCTGGCTTATGTCACCTTCACGACCGGCTCCTCGGCGTTCCAGAACATCGTCGGGGTGACGCAGGAAGAGATCCCGGACCGCTGCACGGTGGCCCGGGAGATCTTCGCGCGGCTGGGGGTGGGGCAGGGGGCGCGGATGCTCGTCACCTATCCGCCCCTGGTCAATGTCTTCTCCGCCGAGGCGCTGCGGCAATGCGGCATCGAATGGGGCTTCCTGGCCCGCTCGAGCCGCGATGCGCTGCTGGTGGCGGCCTGCCGCGAGCAGCCGCGCATCATCCTCGGCGAATCCTCGTTCCTGCGCGCGAGCCTGGAACAGGCGGCGACGCTGGGGCTCGCGGCGCATCTGCCGCGCTCCTGCCTGCTGGTGACGGCGGGCACGCCGCTGGATGAGGAGCTGCTGCCGGTCGCGCGCCGCTTCGGCTATGCGGTGCACGATCTCTATGGCTGCCAGGAATTCGGCTGGCTCACCCTCGATGGCCGGGCGCTGCGCGAGGACATCGCGCTGGTGGCCTCGCCGCGCGGCCCGGCGTACCGGGAACTGGTCGCGGGCGGGCTGCCGACCGGCGACAGCTTCCTCGTCTCGGAGTCGGGCCATGTCTGCGACCGCGAGGGCGGGATCATCACCTACCGGCGCGAACGCACCTATCCCGAATACGAGGTGGTGGTGACGCACACCACGGCCACGGCCGCCGCGACGGTGGAGCGAGCCGCCCGTTCCATCCTGCGCATCAAGGGGCGCGTGGTGAAGGTCGCGCCCGGGCTGGTCACCGGGGCGGCGGCGACGCGGCTGGAACTGGTGCCGGGCACGCCGGGGGCGCCGCCGCGCGCGGAGCCGCCGATCGTCATCGAGGGACCGGTGGCCACGCGGCTGTTCGATGCGCTGCTGCGGGCGCAGATGGCGTTCCAGTCGCACGCCAAGACCGACCCGGCCTGGACGAAGCGGCGGTGA
- the mdcG gene encoding malonate decarboxylase holo-[acyl-carrier-protein] synthase: MFERRHVLAFPTLAALPALLPELIAALPPVMRHRDIESQVTRLFLTGLVPGIVARPTRPCGACQGQLGFAFPVRVGEQRVRAAVLVSPRQVRSILDPWQVMREALAQSGPPHPALPQIAGLARHCGLPVGLIGSAALQAVTRLGGYLRPDSDLDIVVAATQPQGLETFWEGIQAISSQNECKIDVEIDVNQRYGVKLEEYCSRNISVLVKTIHNVFVTDKSALFNNHVDREEDRVSSWQFPGRCAPTTFQPTEQ; encoded by the coding sequence ATGTTCGAGCGGCGCCACGTCCTGGCTTTCCCGACCCTGGCGGCGTTGCCCGCGCTGCTGCCGGAGCTGATCGCGGCCCTGCCGCCGGTCATGCGCCACCGCGACATCGAGTCGCAGGTGACGCGGTTGTTCCTCACCGGGCTGGTGCCCGGCATCGTGGCGCGGCCGACCCGGCCCTGCGGCGCCTGCCAGGGCCAGCTCGGCTTCGCCTTTCCCGTCCGCGTGGGCGAGCAGCGCGTGCGCGCCGCCGTGCTGGTCTCGCCACGGCAGGTCCGCTCCATCCTCGATCCATGGCAGGTGATGCGCGAGGCATTGGCACAGTCGGGGCCACCGCATCCGGCGCTGCCGCAGATCGCGGGGCTGGCGCGGCATTGCGGCCTGCCCGTGGGGCTGATCGGCTCGGCGGCGCTGCAGGCGGTGACCAGGCTCGGGGGCTACCTGCGCCCGGACTCCGATCTCGACATCGTCGTCGCCGCCACCCAGCCGCAAGGTCTGGAGACGTTCTGGGAAGGCATCCAGGCAATCTCCAGCCAGAACGAATGCAAAATAGATGTCGAAATTGACGTAAATCAAAGATACGGCGTGAAGCTGGAAGAATATTGTTCTCGCAATATTTCTGTTCTTGTTAAAACGATACACAACGTTTTTGTTACAGATAAAAGCGCATTGTTTAATAACCATGTGGACCGTGAAGAAGATCGCGTATCCTCATGGCAATTTCCGGGGCGTTGCGCCCCCACAACCTTCCAACCAACGGAGCAATGA
- the madL gene encoding malonate transporter subunit MadL, with amino-acid sequence MIYGLALMGGCMLIGTLAGDLIGYLVGIDANIGGVGIAMLLLVIISRRLMDQGKLSKLAEGGIMFWNGMYIPIVVAMAASQNILAAFGSGALAFILGLAPVALGFLLIRPLAALSPKEASAKIAEEV; translated from the coding sequence GTGATTTATGGACTCGCGCTGATGGGCGGCTGCATGCTCATCGGCACCCTGGCGGGCGACCTGATCGGCTACCTGGTCGGCATCGATGCCAATATCGGCGGCGTCGGCATCGCGATGCTGCTGCTGGTGATCATCTCCCGGCGCCTGATGGACCAGGGCAAGCTCTCGAAGCTGGCCGAGGGCGGCATCATGTTCTGGAACGGGATGTATATCCCGATCGTCGTGGCGATGGCCGCGTCGCAGAACATCCTGGCGGCCTTCGGGTCCGGGGCGCTGGCCTTCATCCTCGGGCTCGCCCCCGTCGCGCTCGGCTTCCTGCTGATCCGTCCGCTCGCGGCGCTCAGCCCGAAAGAGGCCTCGGCCAAGATCGCGGAGGAAGTGTGA